Proteins co-encoded in one Capsicum annuum cultivar UCD-10X-F1 chromosome 9, UCD10Xv1.1, whole genome shotgun sequence genomic window:
- the LOC107842532 gene encoding protein SCO1 homolog 1, mitochondrial isoform X2 → MDSFLTGFSAPQLLLINQILGLVDQQILETSRALVVVVTRPTRESLFGPVSWMSFFLLFCTGAGLVYYYDREKKRHIEGRLLWRPQVCCTNFLKIRRSLDLERDMVEQVGEYVKEFHPNLIGLTGSPEEIKKTARAYRVYYMKTEEEGLDYLVDHSIVICYIDGHITVLP, encoded by the exons ATGGATTCATTTCTTACAGGTTTCTCTGCACCTCAACTCCTACTAATCAATCAAATTCTGGGTCTGGTGGATCAACAAATTCTGGAAACATCGAGAGCTCTGGTGGTGGTTGTCACAAGACCGACCAGGGAAAGTCTATTCGGG CCTGTTTCATGGATGAGCTTCTTTCTACTTTTTTGCACTGGAGCAGGATTGGTTTACTATTATGACAGGGAAAAGAAACGGCATATTGAAGGTAGATTACTATG GAGGCCTCAAGTTTGCTGCACTAATTTTTTGAAGATT AGGAGAAGTCTGGATCTTGAAAGAGATATGGTTGAGCAAGTAGGCGAATATGTTAAAG AGTTCCACCCAAACTTGATTGGCCTCACTGGTAGCCCAGAAGAGATAAAGAAAACAGCACGTGCTTATCGGGTTTACTATATGAAGACAGAAGAAGAGGGCTTAGATTACCTTGTTGATCACTCAATAGTCAT ATGCTACATTGATGGACATATCACCGTTTTGCCATGA
- the LOC107842532 gene encoding protein SCO1 homolog 1, mitochondrial isoform X3, which yields MSFFLLFCTGAGLVYYYDREKKRHIEGRLLWRPQVCCTNFLKIRRSLDLERDMVEQVGEYVKEFHPNLIGLTGSPEEIKKTARAYRVYYMKTEEEGLDYLVDHSIVMYLMDPKMDFVKYFGKNNDVDMLADGIIMEIKQYKRVKA from the exons ATGAGCTTCTTTCTACTTTTTTGCACTGGAGCAGGATTGGTTTACTATTATGACAGGGAAAAGAAACGGCATATTGAAGGTAGATTACTATG GAGGCCTCAAGTTTGCTGCACTAATTTTTTGAAGATT AGGAGAAGTCTGGATCTTGAAAGAGATATGGTTGAGCAAGTAGGCGAATATGTTAAAG AGTTCCACCCAAACTTGATTGGCCTCACTGGTAGCCCAGAAGAGATAAAGAAAACAGCACGTGCTTATCGGGTTTACTATATGAAGACAGAAGAAGAGGGCTTAGATTACCTTGTTGATCACTCAATAGTCAT GTATCTTATGGACCCTAAGATGGATTTTGTGAAGTATTTTGGGAAGAACAATGATGTCGACATGCTTGCTGATGGAATAATTATGGAGATAAAGCAATACAAGCGAGTCAAGGCATAA
- the LOC107842532 gene encoding protein SCO1 homolog 1, mitochondrial isoform X1, producing the protein MDSFLTGFSAPQLLLINQILGLVDQQILETSRALVVVVTRPTRESLFGPVSWMSFFLLFCTGAGLVYYYDREKKRHIEGRLLWRPQVCCTNFLKIRRSLDLERDMVEQVGEYVKEFHPNLIGLTGSPEEIKKTARAYRVYYMKTEEEGLDYLVDHSIVMYLMDPKMDFVKYFGKNNDVDMLADGIIMEIKQYKRVKA; encoded by the exons ATGGATTCATTTCTTACAGGTTTCTCTGCACCTCAACTCCTACTAATCAATCAAATTCTGGGTCTGGTGGATCAACAAATTCTGGAAACATCGAGAGCTCTGGTGGTGGTTGTCACAAGACCGACCAGGGAAAGTCTATTCGGG CCTGTTTCATGGATGAGCTTCTTTCTACTTTTTTGCACTGGAGCAGGATTGGTTTACTATTATGACAGGGAAAAGAAACGGCATATTGAAGGTAGATTACTATG GAGGCCTCAAGTTTGCTGCACTAATTTTTTGAAGATT AGGAGAAGTCTGGATCTTGAAAGAGATATGGTTGAGCAAGTAGGCGAATATGTTAAAG AGTTCCACCCAAACTTGATTGGCCTCACTGGTAGCCCAGAAGAGATAAAGAAAACAGCACGTGCTTATCGGGTTTACTATATGAAGACAGAAGAAGAGGGCTTAGATTACCTTGTTGATCACTCAATAGTCAT GTATCTTATGGACCCTAAGATGGATTTTGTGAAGTATTTTGGGAAGAACAATGATGTCGACATGCTTGCTGATGGAATAATTATGGAGATAAAGCAATACAAGCGAGTCAAGGCATAA